A stretch of the uncultured Desulfobacter sp. genome encodes the following:
- a CDS encoding peptidase, with protein sequence MTYCVAILVDEGISYCADSRTSAGVDQINTYSKMFRFGQDGNRQFVILSAGNLATTQAVIEQLSKDISTQATINLNTVADMSEAADYIGQLSVNEQTKSGGGSVYEATFILGGQILGNPPHLSLIYPQGNHISTSKETPFLQIGETKYGKPILDRIITPQTSLNTAALCSLVSMDSTMRSNLSVGPPIDIQLYHTDSFIGGEYYHLPEDSEYLRNVNRIWNERMIESVASMPPLDNALAVSGDNGSKPVL encoded by the coding sequence ATGACGTATTGTGTTGCCATTCTTGTTGATGAAGGTATCTCGTACTGTGCCGACTCTCGGACCAGCGCCGGTGTTGATCAGATAAATACCTATTCCAAGATGTTTCGGTTTGGACAGGATGGAAACCGCCAGTTTGTTATTTTGTCAGCCGGCAATCTTGCAACCACCCAGGCAGTCATTGAACAATTATCCAAAGATATTTCTACCCAGGCAACAATCAATCTAAATACGGTGGCGGACATGAGTGAAGCGGCTGATTATATCGGCCAACTCAGCGTCAACGAGCAGACAAAATCCGGCGGAGGCAGCGTCTATGAAGCCACATTTATTCTCGGCGGCCAGATCCTTGGAAATCCACCGCATCTGTCATTAATTTACCCCCAGGGAAATCACATATCCACCTCCAAGGAGACACCGTTTTTACAGATTGGTGAAACCAAATACGGCAAACCGATTTTGGACCGCATCATTACACCGCAAACGTCTTTGAATACGGCTGCACTTTGTTCTTTGGTTTCAATGGATTCAACCATGCGAAGCAATCTTTCCGTAGGACCGCCAATCGATATCCAACTGTATCACACTGACAGCTTTATAGGTGGTGAATACTACCATCTGCCCGAAGACAGCGAGTATCTCAGAAATGTCAATCGGATTTGGAATGAACGGATGATCGAAAGTGTTGCAAGCATGCCGCCTTTAGATAACGCTCTTGCAGTAAGCGGTGATAACGGAAGCAAGCCGGTTCTATGA
- the carA gene encoding glutamine-hydrolyzing carbamoyl-phosphate synthase small subunit: MKALLALEDGRTFSCRSFTGPGEAQGEVVFNTSMTGYQEILTDPSYYGQMVTMTYPLIGNYGVCPEDVESDRIHAAAFIVKEYQEFPSNFRSKGTLADYLIKSHVLGIEDLDTRALTRHIRKSGAMRAMISTTDLDPESLVARAKQIPSMEGSNLVEYVTTKKPYFWKDNNPDYVDTKSLEDPTIWRYKGKKHSVVALDFGIKYNIIRCLENAGCEVLVVPAKTDAQTIKNLNPDGVFLSNGPGDPEPLTYIVTTIRELLEHYPVFGICLGMQLLGLAMGGKTMKIKFGHRGGNQPVKNMDTGKVEITSQNHGFAVDLNTLDKNNCHLTHINLNEDSLEGLKNDTIRAFAVQYHPEASPGPHDAAYLFNQFAKVMENAKA; the protein is encoded by the coding sequence ATGAAAGCATTGTTAGCCCTGGAAGATGGGAGAACATTTTCCTGTAGAAGTTTTACAGGGCCGGGCGAAGCCCAGGGGGAGGTGGTGTTCAACACCAGCATGACCGGTTACCAGGAAATTTTGACCGACCCGTCCTATTACGGGCAGATGGTCACCATGACCTATCCGCTCATAGGCAACTACGGCGTGTGTCCGGAAGATGTTGAATCGGACCGTATTCATGCGGCAGCCTTCATTGTCAAAGAATACCAGGAGTTTCCAAGCAATTTCAGATCAAAGGGAACCCTTGCCGATTATCTGATAAAATCCCATGTTCTAGGTATTGAGGATCTGGATACCCGGGCCCTGACCCGGCATATCCGTAAATCAGGAGCCATGAGAGCCATGATATCGACCACGGATCTGGACCCTGAATCCCTTGTGGCACGGGCCAAACAGATTCCATCCATGGAAGGATCGAACCTGGTGGAATATGTCACAACTAAAAAACCGTATTTCTGGAAAGACAACAATCCGGATTATGTAGATACCAAAAGTCTTGAAGACCCCACTATATGGCGCTACAAAGGAAAAAAACATTCTGTGGTGGCCCTGGATTTCGGCATAAAATATAATATCATCCGCTGCCTTGAAAACGCAGGATGTGAGGTACTGGTGGTTCCGGCAAAAACCGATGCCCAGACCATAAAAAACCTAAACCCGGACGGTGTTTTCCTGTCCAACGGCCCCGGCGATCCGGAACCTTTGACTTATATCGTGACAACCATACGCGAACTTCTCGAACACTATCCTGTTTTTGGAATTTGCCTTGGCATGCAGCTTCTCGGCCTTGCCATGGGCGGTAAAACCATGAAAATCAAATTCGGCCACAGGGGCGGCAATCAGCCGGTAAAAAATATGGATACCGGCAAAGTTGAGATCACCTCCCAGAACCATGGATTTGCGGTGGATCTGAATACCCTTGACAAAAATAATTGCCACCTGACCCACATCAACCTGAACGAAGACTCCCTGGAAGGGCTCAAGAACGATACCATTCGGGCGTTTGCCGTCCAGTACCACCCCGAAGCCTCTCCAGGTCCCCACGATGCGGCCTATCTTTTTAACCAGTTTGCAAAAGTGATGGAAAATGCCAAAGCGTAA